From a single Streptomyces rubradiris genomic region:
- a CDS encoding FAD-dependent oxidoreductase gives MTTGHQGTSRRRFLAGAGGTVGALAVPPVAARAAAAAPAGKHVAVLGGGVAGLSAAHELAERGYTVTVYEYYDVLGGKARSMDVPGTGTDGRRPLPGEHGFRFFPGFYRNLPDTMRRIPFPGNAGGVHDNLRNGTEALFARGAGRPDLHFPLRRVTTPPAPGDITPSWLRDQILSVLDLGGRLPAHEAAYFAGRVLVHLTSCDARREDQWEKTPWWHFIRAERMSEEYRTLLGIGQTRNLVATRAEVASTRTVGRVIIEALLLWGLLGRGMDGDADIDRVLNAPTSEAWIDPWTVHLRSLGVRFVLGTEVREVLYDGGRVTGVRVSARDGSGERTVTADHYVCAMPVEHARRTWGAALRAADPQLARCDALRTDWMTGVQFYLRTPAPVVHGHINCLDSPWSVTGIGQAQFWDVRDFSADYGDGRARDCLSAIVSEWDKPGILYGKTARECTREEVVEECWAQLKDALNDSGKTTLRDTDRIAWFMDPAVTGLGGPDPQNREPLLIHPAGTLYNRPSAKTAVPNFFLAGDYVRTDVDLATMEGANESARRAVNALLDQDGSDAGRCRIWELYRPQELEPLKRVDEVRYRLGLPNTFDLG, from the coding sequence ATGACAACAGGACACCAGGGAACGAGCCGCAGAAGGTTCCTCGCGGGTGCCGGGGGCACGGTGGGCGCCCTCGCCGTACCACCGGTTGCCGCCCGGGCCGCTGCCGCCGCCCCCGCCGGCAAGCACGTAGCCGTCCTCGGCGGCGGCGTCGCCGGGCTCAGCGCCGCCCACGAACTCGCCGAACGCGGCTACACCGTCACCGTCTACGAGTACTACGACGTGCTCGGCGGCAAGGCGCGGTCGATGGACGTACCGGGAACCGGCACGGACGGCCGCAGACCCCTGCCCGGCGAACACGGCTTCCGCTTCTTCCCGGGCTTCTACCGGAACCTGCCGGACACCATGCGCCGCATCCCCTTCCCCGGCAACGCCGGCGGCGTCCACGACAACCTCCGCAACGGCACCGAGGCACTGTTCGCCCGCGGAGCCGGCCGCCCGGACCTGCACTTCCCCCTGCGACGGGTCACCACCCCGCCCGCACCCGGCGACATCACCCCGTCGTGGCTCCGCGACCAGATCCTCTCCGTCCTCGACCTCGGCGGCCGACTGCCCGCGCACGAGGCCGCCTACTTCGCCGGCCGTGTCCTCGTCCACCTCACCAGCTGCGACGCGCGCCGCGAGGACCAGTGGGAGAAGACCCCCTGGTGGCACTTCATCCGTGCCGAGCGGATGAGCGAGGAGTACCGCACGCTCCTCGGCATCGGACAGACCCGCAACCTCGTCGCCACCCGCGCCGAGGTCGCCTCCACCCGCACCGTCGGCCGCGTCATCATCGAGGCGCTGCTGCTGTGGGGCCTGCTGGGCCGCGGCATGGACGGTGACGCGGACATCGACCGGGTGCTCAACGCCCCGACCAGCGAGGCCTGGATCGACCCCTGGACCGTCCACCTGCGCTCTCTGGGCGTCCGGTTCGTCCTCGGCACCGAGGTGCGGGAGGTCCTGTACGACGGTGGGCGCGTCACCGGCGTACGGGTCTCGGCCCGGGACGGCAGCGGCGAACGCACCGTCACCGCCGATCACTACGTCTGCGCCATGCCCGTCGAGCACGCCCGGCGGACCTGGGGTGCCGCGCTGCGCGCGGCCGACCCGCAGCTCGCCCGGTGCGACGCGCTGCGGACGGACTGGATGACCGGTGTGCAGTTCTATCTGCGCACGCCGGCACCCGTCGTCCACGGGCACATCAACTGCCTCGACTCCCCGTGGTCGGTGACCGGGATCGGACAGGCGCAGTTCTGGGACGTACGGGACTTCTCGGCGGACTACGGCGACGGACGCGCCCGCGACTGCCTGTCGGCGATCGTCTCGGAGTGGGACAAGCCGGGCATCCTGTACGGCAAGACGGCCCGCGAGTGCACCCGCGAGGAGGTCGTCGAGGAGTGCTGGGCCCAGCTGAAGGACGCCCTGAACGACTCCGGCAAGACGACCCTCAGGGACACCGACCGGATCGCCTGGTTCATGGACCCGGCCGTCACGGGGCTCGGCGGCCCCGACCCGCAGAACCGGGAGCCGCTCCTGATCCATCCCGCGGGCACGCTGTACAACCGCCCGTCGGCGAAGACGGCCGTGCCGAACTTCTTCCTCGCCGGGGACTACGTCCGCACCGACGTGGACCTGGCGACGATGGAGGGCGCCAACGAGTCGGCGCGCCGGGCCGTGAACGCGCTGCTCGACCAGGACGGCTCCGACGCCGGACGCTGCCGGATCTGGGAGCTGTACCGCCCCCAGGAACTGGAGCCCCTCAAGCGCGTCGACGAGGTGCGCTACCGGCTCGGCCTGCCCAATACCTTCGACCTGGGCTGA
- a CDS encoding cellulose binding domain-containing protein encodes MTTRTRSLLWPGLLAVLLVVGMGGTAQGRAAAAPAGTTAAPVSAAAASPGCGKAPTLTSGTYTIQSGGKNRNFILRVPDGYDRDRAYRLVFGFHWLGGTSTDVATGRTVDPGTWAYYGLQRLADNSAVFVAPQGLDNGWANTGGQDITFVDDMIRRIEADLCVDQTQRFALGFSYGAAMSYSLACSRATVFRAVAVQSGGVLSGCGDGTRPIAYFGAHGLRDNVLGISGGRAMRDRFVRNNGCTAQNPPEPAQGSLTHRVTAYSGCSAGHPVVWAAFDEGHIAAPQDGAPGDSGSRTWLPQEIWKFFTQFQTTPPPGTAACQVTSTVNAWNTGLTANLTLTNTGTTAIDGWSLAFTLPEGQTITSGWNADYSPASGRVTARNVSHNASIAPGASVGIGFQATHGGDTAGPGSYALNGTACG; translated from the coding sequence ATGACGACAAGGACGAGATCCCTCTTATGGCCCGGCCTGCTCGCGGTGCTGCTGGTCGTCGGCATGGGCGGCACGGCGCAGGGCCGCGCCGCCGCCGCACCCGCCGGAACCACTGCGGCACCCGTCAGTGCCGCCGCCGCGAGCCCGGGTTGCGGCAAGGCCCCGACCTTGACGAGCGGTACGTACACGATCCAGAGCGGCGGCAAGAACCGGAACTTCATCCTGCGGGTCCCCGACGGCTACGACCGTGACCGCGCCTACCGGCTGGTCTTCGGCTTCCACTGGCTGGGCGGCACCTCCACCGACGTCGCCACCGGCCGCACCGTGGACCCGGGCACCTGGGCGTACTACGGGCTGCAGCGCCTGGCGGACAACAGCGCCGTCTTCGTCGCGCCCCAGGGCCTCGACAACGGCTGGGCCAACACCGGCGGGCAGGACATCACCTTCGTCGACGACATGATCAGGCGGATCGAGGCGGACCTGTGTGTCGACCAGACACAGCGCTTCGCCCTGGGGTTCAGCTACGGTGCCGCCATGTCGTACTCGCTCGCGTGTTCCCGCGCGACGGTGTTCCGCGCGGTCGCGGTCCAGAGCGGCGGGGTGCTCAGCGGCTGCGGCGACGGCACCCGGCCCATCGCCTACTTCGGAGCGCACGGTCTCAGGGACAACGTCCTCGGCATCTCCGGCGGCCGGGCGATGCGGGACAGGTTCGTCAGGAACAACGGCTGCACCGCCCAGAACCCGCCCGAGCCGGCCCAGGGCAGCCTGACCCACCGGGTCACCGCCTACTCGGGCTGCTCGGCCGGCCATCCGGTCGTCTGGGCCGCGTTCGACGAAGGGCACATCGCAGCTCCGCAGGACGGCGCCCCGGGCGACAGCGGCTCCAGGACCTGGCTGCCGCAGGAGATCTGGAAGTTCTTCACGCAGTTCCAGACCACCCCGCCCCCGGGGACGGCGGCCTGCCAGGTCACCAGCACCGTCAACGCGTGGAACACCGGGCTGACCGCGAACCTCACCCTCACCAACACCGGCACGACCGCGATCGACGGCTGGTCCCTCGCCTTCACCCTGCCCGAGGGCCAGACCATCACCTCCGGCTGGAACGCCGACTACTCGCCCGCTTCCGGCCGGGTGACGGCCAGGAACGTCTCCCACAACGCCTCCATCGCTCCCGGCGCGTCGGTCGGCATCGGTTTCCAGGCCACCCACGGCGGCGACACCGCGGGACCGGGCTCCTACGCCCTCAACGGCACCGCCTGCGGGTGA
- a CDS encoding glycoside hydrolase family 43 protein, with translation MTIPLRQSSAGGTRLGRALAWTLGLLLAFAVVPAAVAPTPARADNPIVQHVYTADPAPLVHDGRVYLYTGHDEDGSTYFTMKDWRVWSSADMVNWTDHGSPLSLATFSWASADAWAGQAVQRGGRFYWYVPVKNRATGRMAIGVAVSDSPTGPFRDALGHPLVENGEIDPSVFIDDDGQAYLYWGNPNLWYVKLNADMTSYSGSPTRIPLTTAGFGTRTGDPNRPTLYEEGPWVHKRNGLYYLVFAAKCCSEFIAYSTAPGPTGPWTYRGTVMPTQGGSFTNHPGIVDFKGNSYFFYHNGALPGGGGFTRSVAVERFTYNADGTIPVIGMTNAGAPQTGTLDPYVRQEAETIAWASGIETEPASDGGRDVGWIDNGDYIKVKGVAFGPGASSFTARVASGSGGGTVELRLGSPNGTLVGRCGVASTGGWQTWTSVTCPVSGATGTQDLYLRFTGGSGYLLNVDWWRFAPAAS, from the coding sequence ATGACGATCCCGCTCCGGCAGTCGTCCGCCGGCGGCACGAGGCTCGGCCGGGCACTCGCCTGGACCCTGGGTCTGCTGCTGGCGTTCGCCGTCGTCCCCGCCGCGGTCGCGCCCACACCGGCCAGGGCCGACAACCCGATCGTGCAGCACGTCTACACCGCGGACCCGGCCCCGCTGGTCCACGACGGGCGGGTCTACCTCTACACCGGGCACGACGAGGACGGCTCCACGTACTTCACCATGAAGGACTGGCGGGTGTGGTCCTCCGCCGACATGGTCAACTGGACCGACCACGGCTCACCCCTCAGCCTGGCCACCTTCAGCTGGGCGTCCGCCGACGCCTGGGCGGGCCAGGCCGTGCAGCGAGGCGGCCGGTTCTACTGGTACGTGCCGGTGAAGAACCGGGCCACCGGCCGGATGGCCATCGGCGTGGCGGTGTCGGACAGCCCCACCGGCCCGTTCCGGGACGCCCTCGGCCATCCGCTGGTGGAGAACGGCGAGATCGACCCGAGCGTCTTCATCGACGACGACGGCCAGGCCTATCTGTACTGGGGCAACCCGAACCTGTGGTACGTCAAGCTGAACGCCGACATGACCTCCTACTCGGGCAGCCCCACCAGAATCCCGCTCACCACCGCGGGATTCGGCACCCGCACCGGCGACCCCAACCGTCCCACGCTGTACGAGGAGGGACCCTGGGTCCACAAGCGGAACGGCCTGTACTACCTGGTGTTCGCGGCCAAGTGCTGCTCGGAGTTCATCGCCTACTCCACGGCGCCCGGTCCGACCGGACCCTGGACCTACCGCGGGACGGTCATGCCCACACAGGGCGGCAGCTTCACCAACCACCCCGGGATCGTGGACTTCAAGGGCAACTCGTACTTCTTCTACCACAACGGCGCACTGCCGGGCGGCGGCGGCTTCACCCGCTCCGTCGCGGTGGAGCGGTTCACCTACAACGCCGACGGCACGATCCCGGTGATCGGCATGACGAACGCCGGCGCACCGCAGACCGGCACGCTCGACCCGTACGTGCGCCAAGAGGCCGAGACGATCGCCTGGGCATCCGGAATCGAGACCGAACCGGCCAGTGACGGCGGAAGGGATGTCGGCTGGATCGACAACGGCGACTACATCAAGGTCAAGGGCGTGGCCTTCGGGCCGGGCGCTTCCTCCTTCACCGCGCGCGTCGCCTCGGGCAGCGGCGGCGGCACCGTCGAACTGCGGCTGGGCTCCCCGAACGGGACGCTCGTGGGCCGGTGCGGTGTGGCCTCCACCGGCGGCTGGCAGACGTGGACCTCGGTGACCTGCCCGGTCAGCGGCGCCACGGGGACCCAGGACCTCTACCTGCGCTTCACCGGCGGCAGCGGCTACCTGCTCAACGTCGACTGGTGGCGATTCGCCCCTGCCGCGTCCTGA
- a CDS encoding glycoside hydrolase family 27 protein, translating to MLRRSGGRLLRLLATAALTVTASLTAASHSTASAAPGSPALTPPLGWNSWNSFGCGITEAQVRQAADAMVSSGMRDAGYRYVVVDDCWFDPQRDARGNLRAHPTKFPSGMKALGDYIHGKGLKFGIYQAPNERTCAQATGGYPGSTGSKGHEAQDAAAFASWGVDYLKYDWCSSSGTRDEQVARFTLMRDALRATGRPIVYSINPNSLHAITGATYDWGEVADLWRTTEDLLDIWQNGNTNSYPMGVGNVLDVTAPLAAQSGPGHFNDPDMLVVGRPGLSLTESRSHFALWALLGAPLMAGNDIRTMSADVSAVLRNPRLLAVNQDPLGAGGRRVRDDGATEVFAKPLSDGSVAVGLFNRGSGAATVSASAAQVGLSGGSFTLTDLWTGGTSSTSGQISANVPAHGVAVYRVSGGSPLAATTSRLRGGASGRCADVDNASTATGATVLLWDCHTAANQLWTTWAGGEIRVYGDKCLDAYDRGTTNGTRVITWPCNGQDNQRWTLGPDGTIRNVHAGLCLDTDRSATANGTPLVLWTCDGRAAQKWSRP from the coding sequence GTGCTCAGACGATCAGGCGGACGACTGCTCCGCCTCCTTGCGACCGCCGCACTGACGGTCACCGCGTCCCTGACGGCCGCCTCTCACTCCACCGCCTCCGCCGCGCCGGGCAGCCCGGCGCTCACCCCGCCGCTGGGCTGGAACAGCTGGAACAGCTTCGGGTGCGGCATCACCGAGGCCCAGGTCCGCCAGGCCGCCGACGCGATGGTGTCCTCGGGCATGCGGGACGCCGGCTACCGGTATGTGGTGGTCGACGACTGCTGGTTCGACCCACAGCGTGACGCGCGGGGCAACCTGCGGGCGCATCCCACCAAGTTCCCGAGCGGGATGAAGGCACTCGGGGACTACATCCACGGCAAGGGCCTGAAGTTCGGCATCTACCAGGCGCCGAACGAGCGCACCTGCGCGCAGGCGACCGGCGGCTACCCGGGGTCGACCGGCAGCAAGGGCCACGAGGCCCAGGACGCCGCCGCGTTCGCCTCGTGGGGCGTCGACTACCTCAAGTACGACTGGTGTTCCTCCAGCGGTACCCGTGACGAACAGGTCGCGCGGTTCACGCTCATGCGGGACGCGCTGCGCGCCACCGGCCGTCCGATCGTCTACAGCATCAACCCCAACAGCCTGCACGCCATCACCGGCGCCACCTACGACTGGGGTGAGGTCGCCGACCTGTGGCGGACGACCGAGGACCTGCTCGACATCTGGCAGAACGGCAACACCAACAGCTATCCGATGGGCGTCGGCAACGTCCTCGACGTCACCGCGCCGTTGGCGGCCCAGTCCGGCCCGGGACACTTCAACGACCCCGACATGCTGGTCGTCGGCCGTCCCGGCCTGTCGCTGACCGAGTCCCGCTCCCACTTCGCCCTGTGGGCCCTGCTGGGCGCCCCGCTGATGGCCGGCAACGACATCCGCACCATGTCCGCCGACGTGAGCGCCGTCCTGCGCAATCCGCGTCTGCTGGCGGTCAACCAGGACCCGCTGGGCGCGGGAGGACGCAGGGTGCGCGACGACGGTGCCACCGAGGTGTTCGCCAAGCCGCTGTCGGACGGTTCGGTCGCGGTGGGCCTGTTCAACCGGGGATCGGGAGCCGCGACGGTCTCCGCCTCGGCCGCGCAAGTCGGTCTGTCCGGTGGGTCGTTCACCCTCACCGACCTGTGGACCGGCGGTACGTCGAGCACGTCCGGGCAGATCTCGGCGAACGTTCCCGCGCACGGCGTGGCCGTGTACCGGGTGAGCGGTGGCAGCCCGCTGGCCGCCACCACCTCGCGGCTGCGCGGCGGGGCGTCCGGCCGCTGCGCGGACGTGGACAACGCCTCCACCGCCACCGGGGCCACGGTCCTGCTCTGGGACTGCCACACGGCCGCGAACCAGCTGTGGACCACGTGGGCGGGCGGCGAGATCCGGGTCTACGGCGACAAGTGCCTGGACGCCTACGACCGGGGCACCACCAACGGCACCCGCGTCATCACCTGGCCCTGCAACGGCCAGGACAACCAGAGGTGGACCCTCGGCCCGGACGGAACGATCCGCAACGTCCACGCCGGACTGTGCCTCGACACCGACCGCTCGGCCACGGCCAACGGAACCCCGCTGGTCCTGTGGACCTGCGACGGCCGGGCCGCCCAGAAGTGGTCCCGCCCATGA
- a CDS encoding ricin-type beta-trefoil lectin domain protein, producing MRKSWILALVTLVAAALGVMTAGVAPASAASNTPLRLMPLGDSITWGVGSSTGNGYRGPLWNKLAADGHPLDFVGTVRNGSMSDPDNEGHSGYRIDQIAALADASLTRYRPNVVTLHIGTNDLQGASEADTAISRLRSLVGQVTADVPDATVLVASLVVSTSASEERFRGAYNQAVSRIVSDARAAGKHVGYVDMSGLTTADLADSLHPDDAGYQKMADAFHRGVQAADNAGWLKNPAPAPTRVQSGITGKCLDVSDADSADGTAVQIWSCGNGANQIWSAYTDGTLRSLGKCLDAAGGSTANGTKVQIWSCHGGANQVWQPYNGGYRNPASGRCLDDPGFSTADGTRLQLWDCTGGANQKWTAPAAG from the coding sequence ATGAGAAAGTCCTGGATTCTCGCCCTGGTCACGCTCGTCGCCGCCGCCCTCGGGGTCATGACGGCCGGTGTGGCCCCCGCGTCCGCCGCCTCGAACACGCCTTTGCGTCTCATGCCGTTGGGCGACTCCATAACCTGGGGCGTGGGAAGCAGCACGGGCAACGGCTACCGGGGGCCGTTGTGGAACAAGCTCGCGGCGGACGGGCATCCACTGGACTTCGTGGGCACGGTGCGCAACGGTTCGATGTCCGACCCCGACAACGAGGGCCACTCCGGATACCGCATCGACCAGATCGCCGCACTGGCCGACGCCTCGCTGACCCGTTACCGGCCCAACGTCGTGACACTGCACATCGGAACCAACGACCTCCAGGGGGCCTCCGAGGCCGACACCGCCATCTCCCGGCTGCGGTCGCTGGTCGGTCAGGTCACCGCCGACGTCCCCGACGCCACCGTCCTCGTCGCTTCCCTGGTCGTGTCCACCAGCGCCTCGGAGGAACGGTTCCGGGGCGCGTACAACCAGGCCGTCTCCCGCATCGTCAGCGACGCGCGGGCCGCGGGCAAGCACGTCGGGTACGTGGACATGAGCGGCCTGACCACGGCCGACCTGGCCGACTCCCTGCATCCCGACGACGCCGGCTACCAGAAGATGGCCGACGCCTTCCACCGCGGCGTCCAGGCCGCGGACAACGCCGGGTGGCTGAAGAACCCCGCCCCCGCCCCCACCCGCGTGCAGTCCGGCATCACCGGCAAGTGCCTGGACGTCAGCGACGCCGACAGCGCCGACGGGACCGCCGTCCAGATCTGGAGCTGCGGCAACGGCGCCAACCAGATCTGGTCCGCCTACACCGACGGCACCCTGCGCTCCCTGGGCAAGTGCCTCGACGCGGCCGGCGGGAGCACGGCCAACGGCACGAAGGTGCAGATCTGGTCCTGCCACGGCGGCGCCAATCAGGTCTGGCAGCCCTACAACGGGGGCTACCGCAACCCCGCCTCCGGCCGCTGCCTCGATGACCCCGGCTTCTCCACGGCCGACGGCACGCGGCTCCAGCTGTGGGACTGCACCGGGGGCGCCAACCAGAAGTGGACCGCGCCGGCCGCCGGTTGA
- a CDS encoding MaoC family dehydratase, whose product MPTTAHGLDELKALAGTDLGRTDWREITQDRVNTFADATDDHQWIHTDPERAKAGPFGGPIAHGYLTLSLIIPLFNELLDIDGVSMSVNYGLEKVRFPSPVPVGARIRLHGVVDSVEDVKGDGVQMRLTFTVEAEGNAKPACVAQAVYRHYA is encoded by the coding sequence ATGCCCACCACCGCGCACGGCCTCGACGAGCTGAAGGCCCTGGCCGGCACCGACCTCGGCCGCACCGACTGGCGGGAGATCACGCAGGACCGGGTGAACACCTTCGCCGACGCCACCGACGACCACCAGTGGATCCACACCGACCCGGAGCGCGCCAAGGCCGGCCCCTTCGGCGGGCCCATCGCGCACGGCTACCTCACCCTGTCCCTGATCATCCCGCTCTTCAACGAGCTGCTGGACATCGACGGCGTCTCCATGAGCGTGAACTACGGCCTGGAGAAGGTCCGTTTCCCCAGCCCGGTGCCCGTCGGCGCCAGGATCCGCCTGCACGGCGTGGTCGACTCCGTGGAGGACGTCAAGGGCGACGGCGTGCAGATGCGGCTCACCTTCACCGTAGAGGCGGAGGGCAACGCCAAGCCCGCGTGCGTCGCCCAGGCCGTCTACCGGCACTACGCCTGA
- a CDS encoding acyl-CoA synthetase, translating to MRNQGIGSWPARRARKTPDRIAVVHEDHEITYRHLHERVLRLAHALRTLGVARGDRVAYLGSNHPAFLETLFAAGALGAVFVPLNTRLTAPELAYHLTDSGAAVLVNAPDQAEAAAQAAADAGVSHRVALAGPGSGALGYDDLLALGGTAPLDEPVAPDDPCMIMYTSGTTGHPKGAVLSHANIVWNSVNVLVDLDLAADEVTLVTAPLFHTAALNMTCLPTLLKGGRVVLLGAFDPDRVLRLIESHRVTCMFGVPTMYDALAARPRWPEADLTSLRSLNCGGAPVPERTIATYLARGLAFAQGYGMTEASPGVLFLDREQTSAKAGSAGVPHFFTDTRVVLPDGRDAGPGERGEILVSGPHVMTGYWNRPAETAAAVTDDGWLRTGDVARTDEDGFAYIVDRVKDMFISGGENVYPAEVENAVLGHPAVEECAVIGVPDAHWGEVGRAVVVLKPGARAEEADILDHLRGRLAKYKIPKSVVFAEALPRTASGKLVKPAVRAAYAQAAADDRSSAPR from the coding sequence GTGCGCAACCAAGGCATCGGCTCCTGGCCCGCACGCCGAGCCCGCAAGACCCCCGACCGGATCGCCGTCGTCCACGAGGACCACGAGATCACCTACCGGCACCTGCACGAGCGGGTGCTGCGCCTGGCCCACGCCCTGCGCACCCTGGGCGTGGCACGCGGCGACCGGGTCGCCTACCTGGGTTCCAACCACCCGGCCTTCCTCGAGACCCTGTTCGCCGCCGGCGCCCTCGGCGCGGTCTTCGTGCCGCTCAACACCCGCCTGACCGCCCCAGAACTGGCCTACCACCTCACCGACTCCGGCGCCGCCGTCCTCGTCAACGCCCCCGACCAGGCCGAGGCCGCCGCCCAGGCCGCCGCCGACGCCGGCGTCTCCCACCGCGTCGCCCTCGCGGGGCCCGGCTCCGGCGCCCTCGGCTACGACGACCTGCTCGCCCTCGGCGGCACCGCACCGCTGGACGAGCCGGTGGCCCCCGACGACCCATGCATGATCATGTACACCTCGGGAACCACCGGCCACCCCAAGGGCGCCGTCCTCTCGCACGCCAACATCGTCTGGAACAGCGTCAACGTCCTGGTCGACCTCGACCTGGCCGCCGACGAGGTCACGCTGGTGACCGCCCCGCTGTTCCACACCGCGGCGCTGAACATGACCTGCCTGCCCACCCTGCTCAAGGGCGGCCGGGTCGTCCTGCTCGGCGCCTTCGACCCCGACCGCGTCCTGCGCCTGATCGAGAGCCACCGGGTGACCTGCATGTTCGGCGTGCCCACCATGTACGACGCGCTCGCCGCCCGGCCGCGCTGGCCCGAGGCCGACCTGACCAGCCTGCGCAGCCTCAACTGCGGCGGCGCACCGGTCCCCGAACGCACCATCGCCACCTACCTGGCCCGCGGGCTGGCCTTCGCCCAGGGCTACGGCATGACCGAGGCGTCCCCCGGCGTCCTCTTCCTGGACCGGGAGCAGACCTCCGCCAAGGCGGGCTCGGCGGGGGTGCCGCACTTCTTCACCGACACCCGCGTGGTCCTGCCCGACGGCCGGGACGCCGGGCCGGGGGAGCGCGGGGAGATCCTGGTGTCCGGGCCCCACGTCATGACGGGCTACTGGAACCGGCCCGCCGAGACCGCCGCCGCGGTCACCGACGACGGCTGGCTGCGCACCGGCGATGTCGCCCGCACCGACGAGGACGGCTTCGCCTACATCGTCGACCGGGTCAAGGACATGTTCATCTCCGGCGGAGAGAACGTCTACCCGGCGGAGGTCGAGAACGCCGTCCTCGGCCACCCCGCCGTCGAGGAGTGCGCCGTCATCGGCGTCCCCGACGCGCACTGGGGCGAGGTCGGCCGCGCCGTCGTCGTCCTCAAACCCGGAGCCCGCGCGGAGGAAGCGGACATCCTCGACCACCTGCGCGGCCGTCTGGCCAAGTACAAGATCCCCAAGTCCGTCGTCTTCGCCGAGGCCCTGCCCCGCACCGCCTCCGGCAAACTGGTCAAACCCGCGGTGCGCGCGGCCTACGCCCAGGCCGCCGCCGACGACCGCTCGTCCGCCCCCCGCTGA
- a CDS encoding amidohydrolase family protein, producing MTSPDPGRLVAIDVHTHAEISKDGHGALSPELFGASAEYFKAHGHRTPTIDEMAAYYRERRMAAVVFTVDAEHATGHPRISNEEIAESCAAHADVLIPFASVDPHKGRAGVREARRLVEEHGVRGFKFHPSIQAFAPDDRLAYPLYEAIEELGVPALFHTGQTGIGAGVPGGGGIRLKYSDPMLVDDVAVDFPELRIILAHPSFPWQDEALAVATHKPYVYIDLSGWSPKYFPPQLVRYANTLLKDKVLFGSDYPVITPDRWLADFEKLDIKPEVRPKILKDNAARLLGLTTD from the coding sequence ATGACATCCCCCGACCCCGGCCGGCTCGTCGCCATCGACGTCCACACGCACGCCGAGATCTCCAAGGACGGCCACGGCGCGCTCAGCCCCGAGCTGTTCGGCGCCTCCGCGGAGTACTTCAAGGCCCACGGGCACCGCACGCCAACCATCGACGAGATGGCCGCGTACTACCGCGAACGCCGCATGGCCGCGGTGGTCTTCACGGTCGACGCCGAGCACGCCACCGGGCACCCGCGGATCTCCAACGAAGAGATCGCCGAGAGCTGCGCCGCCCACGCCGACGTCCTCATCCCGTTCGCCTCCGTCGACCCCCACAAGGGCCGGGCGGGGGTCCGCGAGGCCCGCCGACTGGTCGAGGAACACGGCGTGCGGGGCTTCAAGTTCCACCCGAGCATCCAGGCCTTCGCCCCCGACGACCGCCTCGCCTACCCGCTGTACGAGGCCATCGAGGAACTCGGCGTGCCCGCGCTGTTCCACACCGGACAGACCGGCATCGGCGCGGGCGTCCCCGGCGGAGGCGGCATCCGCCTGAAGTACTCCGACCCCATGCTGGTGGACGACGTCGCCGTGGACTTCCCCGAGCTGCGGATCATCCTCGCCCACCCGTCCTTCCCCTGGCAGGACGAGGCGCTGGCGGTGGCCACCCACAAACCGTACGTGTACATCGACCTGTCCGGCTGGTCCCCGAAGTACTTCCCGCCGCAACTGGTGCGCTACGCCAACACCCTGCTCAAGGACAAGGTCCTCTTCGGCTCCGACTACCCGGTCATCACCCCCGACCGGTGGCTCGCCGACTTCGAGAAGCTCGACATCAAACCCGAGGTCCGCCCCAAGATCCTGAAGGACAACGCCGCCCGCCTGCTCGGCCTGACCACAGACTGA